The Carassius carassius chromosome 5, fCarCar2.1, whole genome shotgun sequence DNA window TGCCTCAATGCACGGACTCTCTCCAGTTGCCGTTCAAATTGCAGCCATAATCTTGCGGTTAAGGGCGGGGCTTAGACAGGCTGAGCTGCCCCCAGAACGGCCTGTGATTGGCTAGTTTATTCCGCTCTTCAAATTCTACTGGCCGCtgctttattgttgttttatagtCGCCTGTGATTGGTTGAAAGGCAGTCTTAGTCCACGCTGATTGGTTACTTTTATTTATTGGGTTTAATGTGACGAGCTGGAGGAAGTGGCCTGAAATGGCACAAATGGGGCAGGGAGTCAAATACCAAATCAAGTGTAAAACTAGAGACGCTATTTATAGTAGAGATTTACTTACTTTTATATCTTAGTCTGCCTGTGCACAAGACTACGTGCTTCATATTACACAGCTAGGAGAAAGCACTATTAAATATGTTAGCTTGTATGTCATAATCTGACAATGACTTAACTGTGTTCTAAAATACTCAGTGTTTTCTTTTCTCTCAGGTGATATTGACTAACAATGGCCCGTACTAAGCAGACTGCTCGTAAGTCCACTGGAGGAAAAGCTCCTCGTAAGCAGCTGGCTACCAAAGCTGCCCGCAAGAGCGCTCCCTCGACTGGAGGAGTCAAGAAACCTCACCGCTACAGGTGATCTTCAGTAGACTTGTAATTGTACACAGCAAAGAAAGAGTAGCGAGGACCCCTGCATTAAGCATCTTTCTTGTCTGCAGGCCTGGTACAGTGGCTTTGCGTGAGATTCGTCGGTATCAGAAGTCCACTGAGCTGCTGATCCGTAAGCTGCCATTCCAGCGTCTGGTTCGAGAGATTGCCCAGGACTTCAAAACTGATCTGCGTTTCCAGAGCGCCGCCATTGGAGCACTGCAGGTACGTATTGGGGTTATTATAGCTAACTAAAACCATTATTATAGCTAACTAAGACCATAAAATACATGTTCATTTGAGGAAATAAAATCAACACTAATTGaagtttgattttgttttgataacattcatttataataatttataaatacaaaaattatataaacatttaaacaaaacaaaaaaatgacaaaaagacttaaattattactttaaaattgaaatgaaaaccaaaaataaaatgtaattcaaaatattatatatttggcTTGTTTTTGTATTCCATAAATGTTGATCTTTTTTGCACACATTCCTGTTTGAAGATTTGGATTTCATAGTTTTTGctgatttttctgtattttcttgcAGGAAGCCAGTGAGGCATACCTGGTCGGTCTGTTTGAAGACACTAACCTGTGTGCCATCCATGCCAAGCGTGTCACCATCATGCCCAAAGACATCCAGCTGGCACGCCGCATCCGCGGAGAGCGTGCTTAAACTCACCCCTTCTTTCTATTGCCCTCTttatttctttctgtctctccacTTGTTCTCCTCCTCCTTTTCTTGGTAGAGTTTAGAGTATCAGTGATGGGGGGTAACTGTGTCTCAGTCTGGTAGTGCTGTCTAAATGACGCGTAGGGTACCTATATGTGCATGTAACAGGTGCTGctgatcacacacacattcacatttgGAGCGTAAACGAGGTCCAGTCCTGCCCGCTTTAAGGGACACACATTCAACACGCATGTAAAGAGAAGAAGTCTCGCCTTGCACTAACACTTACTCCGCTGTCCAGAGAAAAAAATAAGGGTGGTGTCTGGGGTCAGTCTGCTTAAGGGGAGCGGAAACTTCCACAGCAGGGTGCTACTAAAACTGCCTCAGTTCACCTTATTGAAAAAACCTGTCCTCGCCAGTCCCCCAACTCACATATGTTTTTAATCTTAACTCGTTTACCCTCCCCTTCCTGCCCCCACCGATCCATCCAGTACTTACATGTCCTGCCTGAATCTTTACTTGGCCCTTCATAGTGGAGGTGAGTGTGGGGTCGGACTTCtcctctgtgtgagtgtctgtgggTGATGAGATCAGCAAAGCAGAATCGTATTCAACTGCAAACCAGCATCTATTGGTTAAAAAGTTGTTACTTGTAATATTGATGATTGCTATTATTGTCGATatggtgtcttttttttttttttttacaatgcataaatgaaattttctttagaaaaaaaaaaaattaatccgcTGAGAATCATTTTGAATTCGTTTTAATTGTCCTTTTTCATATTGTTGTGAAAGCCGATCCTGCTCCTCCTGTTATAACTTCAGGCAGCCACGGGGGGGCGCTCTAAACCAGCCTC harbors:
- the LOC132141181 gene encoding histone H3.3A codes for the protein MARTKQTARKSTGGKAPRKQLATKAARKSAPSTGGVKKPHRYRPGTVALREIRRYQKSTELLIRKLPFQRLVREIAQDFKTDLRFQSAAIGALQEASEAYLVGLFEDTNLCAIHAKRVTIMPKDIQLARRIRGERA